GCGGATTGAGCAGCAGCTAGTCATGATTGGGCTGCAGGATAAGGCGGATTGGCGGGCAGGCGGCTTATCGCATGGCGAGAAGCAATGGCTCGAGATTGGCATGATGCTGCTCCAAGAGCCGGAGGTGCTGCTGCTCGATGAGCCGGTTGCGGGCATGACGGATAAGGAAACGGATAAGACAGGCGAACTGCTGATTGAAATTGCCCGTAAGCGTTCGATTGTGGTTGTGGAGCATGACATGGAGTTTGTCCGCAACTTCGCGAGCAAGGTGACGGTTATGCATGAAGGAAAGCTGCTGAAGGAAGGCTCGATGGAAGAGGTGCAGGGGGATGACCGAGTAGCGGAGGTATATCTCGGGAAAAGGCGGGATGCGGATGTTAGCCGTTCAACAGCTTGAAGCCGGATACGGGGAAAGCGTGATTTTACGTGACGTGACGCTGCAGGTCGAGCCGGGGCAGGTCGTCTGCTTGCTTGGGCGCAACGGCGTCGGGAAGACAACGCTGATGAAAAGCATTATGGGACTGCTCAAGGCGCGGAAAGGAACCGTTGCTTACAACGGGCATGAGCTGACGAAGGCCGCGCCGGGGCGCCGCGCAAAGAGGGGAATTGGTTATGTGCCGCAGGGGCGCGAGATTTTCGGGCAGCTGACCGTTTACGAGAATATATTGGTCGGCCTTGAGGCAACGCGCGAGAAGATGGCGGCACGCTCTATTCCGGAGGAAGCGATCGCCAAGTTCCCGGTGCTGCCAACGATGTATAGCAGGCGCGGCGGGGACCTGAGCGGCGGGCAGCAGCAGCAGCTGGCGTTCGCGCGGGCGCTCGCGTCAAAGCCGGATCTGCTGCTGCTCGATGAACCTTGCGAAGGCATTCAGCCGTCTATCGTTGACGATATCCGCGATGTCATTCGCTCCATTAAGGCGGATGGCAAGACATCGATTCTGCTTGTCGAGCAGAGTCTCGATTTCGTGAAGAGCGTCGGCGACTACTTCTACGTGCTGGATAAGGGGGCAATCGCCTGGGAAGGCGGCTTGGAGGATTTAAGCGACGAAGTGATTAAGAAGTATTTGACGGTGTGAGGAAGCGAATGGGTTGGAGCGGCTGCAGTTGTAAGGAAGGTCTAGCAGGCTGCAGGCTGCAGGTTGTAGGTTGTAGGATAGCTGCTAGCCGCTAGCTGGGGCGCGTTGCACAAAATGCAGGATATTTGCCTAAATCGGACGGTATTTGCGAAAAGGTTGCACAAAATGCATTATATTTCGCCAATTTTGGTCCAATTGGACCCGTTTTCTCTAATATCCTGCACTCCGTGCAGGATATTTTCCATTCACGAGCTAAATTGCATGATTTTACTGTATTCTGTACAACGTAGGTGAACTGCTGCATTTCAAGCCATCCTTTAAGACTCTATAAGCTCCAAAGGCATAAAGGCATATTCGCCGTTTCTGACAATGCTGCCTTTGCGAATAGGGATGGGATGCTTGAAGAGAGGGCCGTCTATGACGGTGGTATGAAATTCGCCGCCTTCTCCGCATGGGTCAATTCCGCGGACGAGCAGCTCCTTTATGTAGTCGTGAGTTAACACGCGTCCTAAATCTTCTTCCTTCATTCCTAACGATAAATTGACAGTGACAACAACGGAAATGAATCCGAGATTAATAAACTCTTCAACAACCTCTAGATGATCCATTTCCCATAATGGCATTCCAAGCTTTAGGCCGGCGATCCGGGTGACCTTGTCATGCCAGCAGTCTTGAACGGGCATATCCAAGTCTCCCGTCACTAACGCTTCGGCGCCTTGATGCTTGGCTTTTTCAAGAAGGGCTATAAATTCCTTTTCGTAATCCTCCCAGCTTGCGGCAGCCGCATATACCGGTAAGCCGATGGATTCGGCTTGAGCGCGGATAAGCTTCGGGGGCATGCCATGGGATCGGGAGCGTTTCCCTTCTTCCTCCATCATGACGATAAGCCCAATCGGCTCTCCAACCTTCATGGATTTATATAGCGCTAGGGTGCTGTCTTTTCCTCCGCTGTAAGAGGCTATGAATTTATGCCCGTGGGCGCCATTTTTCCAGTTCACCGTTTCTTTCATTCCTTTAATCTCCTTCCTGTTATGCTCTGTGAATTGTAACACGATTTGCCGTCCCGGGCCGCATAGGTACGTTGGATTTCCTACAGTGAAATGAGGATAAAATGAATGATTCTGAGTCTACGATGGATTCACTCCAACATAAGCCTCCAGATGAGCACGCTATTGTCCAATTTGGACTGAATATACTGCTGCAAATCCAATGTAAATCGGGTTAACGGGCAAAAATGTCCCATTATGCTGTATGAAAACCAATGTAGCTCGCATGCATTCATAGAAATAAAAAATGGGTCATCCCTCGTCATGTTATGACTAGCGGGATAACCCATTTTTAAACTCATACTGCTCAGCTTACTTCATCCCCGAGATCGAGAAGTTCTCGATAATATGTCTTTGGAAGATGATAAAGATCGCGATAATCGGGATGACCATAAAGGTGGAGCCGGCCATCTGAAGCGCGAAGTTGCCGCCGTATTGTCCTTTGAGCAAGGTCAGGCCAACGGACAAGGTGTACAGCTTCTCATCATTCGCGATAATAAGCGGCCAGATAAAGCTATTCCAGCCGGCGATAAAAGCGAGGATGCCTTGTACCGCAAGAATGGGCTTCGAAATCGGAAGCACAATCTGCATGAAGGTACGGAATTCGCTTGCACCGTCCAGGCGTGTAGCCTCAAGAAGCTCGTCCGGAATCGTCTGCATGAACTGGCGGAACAGGAAGATGCCGAAGGCGCCAACGAGACCCGGCAGGATGATACCCGCCATCGTGTTGATCAGGTGCATCTCGTTCAGAATCAGGTAAATCGGAATCATCGTAACCTGACCTGGAATCATCATGGTAGCGAGCACGAGATAGAAAAGGACGCTGCCGCCCTTGAACTTATATTTCGCAAACCCGAAACCGGCCATAGCGTTCATGAACAGGCCAACAAAGGAGAAAACGACGATGATCAGCGTGTTTTTCAAGTAAACGCCAAAGTTCATTTTGGTGAACAGGTGTTTGAAGTTGTCAAACGTAGCATCTACGGGCAGGAAGGTGGGAGGGATATTCTGCATCTCCGATTCCGACTTGAAGGCGGAGAGGATCATCCATATAAAAGGCAGGATGACCAGGATTCCGCCTATGGTGAGCAGCGCGCCAAGGGCCCATTTCAGCGCCAGGTCGTTTTTGGATGCGCTGGATCCAGATTTTGCGTGTGCGCTCATTTGTTCACCTCCTAATTATAGATCCGTATCTTTGCCCTGCAGCTTGAACTGCAAGAGCGTGATGAGAATGATTGCGAAGAACAGTACGAACGAACCTGCAGCCGAGTAGCCGAAGTGGCTGAGCTGGAAGCCGTTGTGATAGATAAACAAAGCCACGGAAGTGGTGCTGTCCAGCGGACCGCCGTCCGTCATAATAAACGGCTCTTCGAAGAATTGAAGCCAGCCGATCATCGTTGTAATGGACACGAAGAAGATCGCGAAACGAAGCATCGGAATCGTAATGTACATCAGCTGCCGGAAGTTGCCGGCACCGTCGAGCTGAGCCGCTTCGTAATAAGACTTCGGAATACCTTGCAGCGCCGCGATAAAGATGATCATGTTCAGACCAATCCCACGCCATGCGCCCATAATAATCAGCGAGATTTTCGCCATAATCGGATCCTGGAGCCATGGTACGGCTGGCAGATTAACGGCATCAAGCAAATAGTTCAGCAGACCAAAGATAGGGTTATACAACAATGTCCATACAACCGCGACCGCAACAACGTTCGTAACGGAAGGCATGTAGTAAATGACGCGGAAGGCATTAAAGATCCGGTTGCCTCCGAAGTTAACGATAATAGCAATGAGAAGGGAGCCGATCAGAATAAGCGGCACACCGATAACGACATAAAATAATGTATTTAAGATGGACTTGCCGAACACGGGATCAGCCAATACGTCCACATAATTGTCGAGTCCAACGAATGAAATATTCGACCAGTCGGCAAGACCGGCAAGGTCCATGTTCGTAAAGCTGATAACAAGAGCGACGACAATCGGTAACAATGAAAACAGTATCAGTAAAATAAGCGCGGGAGCGATAAAGAAATAAGGCGCTTTGCTCTGAGAATATCCTTTCATCCATGCTTCCTTTCCTTTGCGCTTCTACCGCAAAAATTAATGGCAAAACATAACCGGCAGCGTTTCTGTTTAGGTTCAGAAGTGCTGCCGGTGCTTGCTTGCATTCCAAGATGCTGCTGTTACTTGCTAAGAATATCGGTAGCTTTCTTATTAAAGCTGTTCATTTCGTCTTGCGTCTTCGTTTGGCCGCGGTATACCTTCTCGAACGAGTTCAATGCTTCTTGCGCAACTTGCTCCCAAGGCTTCAGGAGCGGCATTGGCTCGGAGCTCTTCATTTGCTCGCCGATTACTTTCAGGTTTGGATCGCTAGTCAGCGCCGGATCCTCCCAAGCTTTTTTCGTGGAAGGCAATGCGTTTGCAAGCTCAAGCCATTTGAGCTGTGTTTCCGGCTTGCTCATGTAAGCAAGGAATTTCATTGCTTCTTCTTTGTGATCGGTATATTGGAAGACGGACAGGTTAGAGCCGCCAAGTGCCGAGATGTTGTTTTCCTTCGCAGGAAGAACCGCAGTTGCCCATTTGCCTTTCAGTTCAGGAGCTTGATCGTTAATCAGCTTAACCATCCAAGGACCGCTGATGAACATTGGCAGGATGCCGTCGCCTTTGAAGCCGGCTACGATGTCGATGCCAAGGTCAAGCGGAGCGTCGCCGTCTTTGAAGAAGCTGTTCAGGTAATCAACCGCTTCTACGAATTGCGGCTCGTTGAACAACGGCTTGTTGCCGTCGATCAGCTTGGAACCGTTCTGGCGGGCGAACATGAACATAAGAGTCTGTTCTTTTACGTCAAGGCTGATGCCGTATTTGTTAGCGCCGCGTGCTTTCAGCTTGTCCGCCGCGTCTTTCAGCTCATCCCAAGTTTTTGGTGCTTGGTCGTAGCCGACTTCCTTCAGCAGATCCGTACGGTAGTAAAGAACGCGAGTATCGATATACCAAGGTACGCCTACGGTTTTGCCGTCGTATTTCGTTGTATTCAAGGAACCGTCATAGAAGTTGCTGTCCGCAAGCTCCGGATAGTTGGCGATATCGGAGGACAGGTCCATCAATGCGCCGGCGTTAGCGAACTCCGGAATCCAAGTTGTACCCATTTGAACAACGTCCGGGCCTTTTTTGGAAGCAACGGCCGTCAGCAGCTTGTCATGCGCCGTGTCCCAAGGAAGCGGCTGAACATTGATTTTGATGTCCGGATTTTCGGCTTCGAATTGCTCGGCGATTTTCGGAAGGGATTTGGCTTCTTCGCCCATGCCCCATACATTAAGAGTAACTTTGCCGCCTTTGCCTGTGCTGCCTTGATCTGCGGTGCTGTTGTTTTCTGCTTTATTTCCGCCGCAAGCGGATAGAATGCCCATAAGCAGTACGGAGCCTGCGAGCGTGGCTGTAAGAGATTTTTTGAATGTCATAATAAAAACAAGACCTCCCCATGTTGTCGGTTGTTAAAAAATAGTATGCAGTGGCAATGCTTCAATTATTCGGCTTTGCTCTATAGGTTAGAGTGGCCGATGTATTCGCTTCTTGAGTCAATCCTCTGTTCGAGAATCGTTTCGATAGCGCCCGATTCCCTCCTTCTCAGATGTTCTTTAGGACAATCCTCTGCGTTTAATTCTAGGTTAATTCGTTGTAGAAACGTTTCAACGACATTATAGAGCAGAGCATAAGCGCTTTCAAGTATTATTTTTTTACACATCGGAATTAATAGAAACGTTTCTATTTATCCTTTTCACGAGGTTGACTACCCTAAA
This region of Paenibacillus sp. JDR-2 genomic DNA includes:
- a CDS encoding diphthine--ammonia ligase, encoding MKETVNWKNGAHGHKFIASYSGGKDSTLALYKSMKVGEPIGLIVMMEEEGKRSRSHGMPPKLIRAQAESIGLPVYAAAASWEDYEKEFIALLEKAKHQGAEALVTGDLDMPVQDCWHDKVTRIAGLKLGMPLWEMDHLEVVEEFINLGFISVVVTVNLSLGMKEEDLGRVLTHDYIKELLVRGIDPCGEGGEFHTTVIDGPLFKHPIPIRKGSIVRNGEYAFMPLELIES
- a CDS encoding carbohydrate ABC transporter permease, giving the protein MKGYSQSKAPYFFIAPALILLILFSLLPIVVALVISFTNMDLAGLADWSNISFVGLDNYVDVLADPVFGKSILNTLFYVVIGVPLILIGSLLIAIIVNFGGNRIFNAFRVIYYMPSVTNVVAVAVVWTLLYNPIFGLLNYLLDAVNLPAVPWLQDPIMAKISLIIMGAWRGIGLNMIIFIAALQGIPKSYYEAAQLDGAGNFRQLMYITIPMLRFAIFFVSITTMIGWLQFFEEPFIMTDGGPLDSTTSVALFIYHNGFQLSHFGYSAAGSFVLFFAIILITLLQFKLQGKDTDL
- the urtE gene encoding urea ABC transporter ATP-binding subunit UrtE → MLAVQQLEAGYGESVILRDVTLQVEPGQVVCLLGRNGVGKTTLMKSIMGLLKARKGTVAYNGHELTKAAPGRRAKRGIGYVPQGREIFGQLTVYENILVGLEATREKMAARSIPEEAIAKFPVLPTMYSRRGGDLSGGQQQQLAFARALASKPDLLLLDEPCEGIQPSIVDDIRDVIRSIKADGKTSILLVEQSLDFVKSVGDYFYVLDKGAIAWEGGLEDLSDEVIKKYLTV
- a CDS encoding carbohydrate ABC transporter permease; translated protein: MSAHAKSGSSASKNDLALKWALGALLTIGGILVILPFIWMILSAFKSESEMQNIPPTFLPVDATFDNFKHLFTKMNFGVYLKNTLIIVVFSFVGLFMNAMAGFGFAKYKFKGGSVLFYLVLATMMIPGQVTMIPIYLILNEMHLINTMAGIILPGLVGAFGIFLFRQFMQTIPDELLEATRLDGASEFRTFMQIVLPISKPILAVQGILAFIAGWNSFIWPLIIANDEKLYTLSVGLTLLKGQYGGNFALQMAGSTFMVIPIIAIFIIFQRHIIENFSISGMK
- the urtD gene encoding urea ABC transporter ATP-binding protein UrtD is translated as MSESSILQCNEVTVAFDGFKAIQGMSLHLRKGELRFLIGPNGAGKTTMLDVICGKVKPTAGTVTFKQSIDIAKKKEHQIAELGIGRKFQAPSIFPSMTVFENLEIAMRQKRGVFTVLFARMKAEERQRIEQQLVMIGLQDKADWRAGGLSHGEKQWLEIGMMLLQEPEVLLLDEPVAGMTDKETDKTGELLIEIARKRSIVVVEHDMEFVRNFASKVTVMHEGKLLKEGSMEEVQGDDRVAEVYLGKRRDADVSRSTA
- a CDS encoding sugar ABC transporter substrate-binding protein gives rise to the protein MTFKKSLTATLAGSVLLMGILSACGGNKAENNSTADQGSTGKGGKVTLNVWGMGEEAKSLPKIAEQFEAENPDIKINVQPLPWDTAHDKLLTAVASKKGPDVVQMGTTWIPEFANAGALMDLSSDIANYPELADSNFYDGSLNTTKYDGKTVGVPWYIDTRVLYYRTDLLKEVGYDQAPKTWDELKDAADKLKARGANKYGISLDVKEQTLMFMFARQNGSKLIDGNKPLFNEPQFVEAVDYLNSFFKDGDAPLDLGIDIVAGFKGDGILPMFISGPWMVKLINDQAPELKGKWATAVLPAKENNISALGGSNLSVFQYTDHKEEAMKFLAYMSKPETQLKWLELANALPSTKKAWEDPALTSDPNLKVIGEQMKSSEPMPLLKPWEQVAQEALNSFEKVYRGQTKTQDEMNSFNKKATDILSK